A region of Solanum dulcamara chromosome 7, daSolDulc1.2, whole genome shotgun sequence DNA encodes the following proteins:
- the LOC129894290 gene encoding heparanase-like protein 1, with protein sequence MDFRTLLLIFLALCPALSAKTVKEIVLTIDASVKIAWTDANYICATIDWWPKEKCNYKQCPWDSASIINLDLSHPYLENAIRAFKGLRLRLGGSLQDQVIYGVGNLKSPCGPFTKQKDGLFGFSKGCLHMQRWDELNNLFKKTGALVTFGLNALYGRRPTNRHVWGGNWDSSNALDFIKYTVAKGYHIHSWEFGNELSGSGIGASVNAVQYGNDVIQLHSLLNQVYKNFRERPLLLAPGGFYDPGWFSKLLQVSGPGTVNVLTHHIYNLGPGSDSKLVDKILNPEYLSRIAGTFRSLTQTIQRNGPWASAWVGESGGAYNSGGPNVSNTFVDSFWYLDQLGMAAKHHTKVYCRQTLIGGNYGLLHTNTFVPNPDYYSALLWNRLMGKEVLDVVNSGAPHLRCYAHCTKDRAGVTLLLINLSNQIQYAINIQSSADTSLQVGEKKDHNKKSLAHSIKESVSWVGTKSSDVTLSREEYHLTPEVGNIKSRTMLLNGRLLRLTETGDIPSLSPILENLNSPISIEPLSIKFIVFPNFNSPSCR encoded by the exons ATGGACTTCAGAACCTTGTTGTTAATCTTTTTGGCACTATGCCCTGCATTATCTGCAAAAACAGTTAAAGAAATAGTACTTACGATTGATGCATCTGTGAAAATTGCCTGGACAGATGCTAATTACATTTGTGCTACCATTGATTGGTGGCCTAAAGAGAAGTGTAACTACAAGCAATGTCCTTGGGATTCCGCATCTATTATAAATCTG GATTTATCTCATCCATATCTGGAAAATGCTATACGAG CTTTCAAGGGTTTGAGATTACGGCTTGGAGGTTCTTTACAAGACCAAGTAATATATGGCGTAGGCAACTTGAAATCTCCTTGCGGTCCATTCACTAAGCAAAAGGATGGGTTGTTTGGATTCTCTAAGGGATGCTTGCATATGCAGAGATGGGATGAGCTAAACAACCTTTTTAAGAAGACAGG AGCACTTGTGACTTTTGGCTTGAATGCACTGTATGGGAGACGACCGACAAATAGGCATGTGTGGGGAGGAAATTGGGATTCCAGCAATGCCCTTGATTTCATAAAATACACTGTTGCCAAGGGCTACCATATACACTCATGGGAATTTG GAAATGAATTGAGTGGTAGCGGGATTGGTGCAAGTGTTAATGCTGTACAGTATGGAAATGATGTTATCCAGCTGCACAGTCTCTTAAACCAAGTATATAAGAATTTCCGTGAACGTCCTCTACTATTAGCACCAGGAGGATTCTATGACCCTGGGTGGTTCAGCAAGCTCCTTCAGGTTTCAGGGCCTGGCACTGTCAATGTCTTGACACATCATATTTATAATCTTGGCCCGG GGTCCGATAGCAAGCTAGtggataaaattttaaatcctGAATACCTGAGTAGAATAGCAGGCACATTCCGCAGTCTTACTCAAACCATTCAAAGAAATGGTCCTTGGGCTTCAGCTTGGGTTGGAGAATCTGGTGGAGCCTACAACAGTGGAGGTCCTAATGTGTCTAACACCTTTGTAGATAGCTTTTG GTACTTAGATCAGCTTGGGATGGCAGCCAAGCACCATACTAAAGTATACTGCAGACAGACGCTTATAGGTGGAAATTATGGGCTACTTCATACCAATACGTTTGTTCCAAATCCTGATTATTATAG CGCACTTCTTTGGAATAGACTGATGGGAAAAGAAGTTCTTGATGTTGTCAACAGCGGAGCACCACATTTGCGCTGTTATGCCCATTGTACAAAAGATAGA GCAGGTGTGACTTTACTTCTGATAAATTTAAGCAATCAGATTCAATATGCAATCAACATCCAATCTAGTGCAGATACCAGCTTGCAAGTTGGTGAGAAAAAGGATCACAATAAGAAGTCACTCGCGCACAGTATTAAAGAAAGTGTTTCGTGGGTAGGAACCAAATCATcagatgttacattatctcgaGAAGAGTACCATCTAACTCCCGAAGTTGGCAACATTAAAAGCAGAACAATGCTCCTCAACGGGAGATTATTGCGACTCACAGAAACAGGAGACATTCCAAGTTTGTCTCCAATACTTGAAAATCTAAATTCTCCAATATCTATTGAACCATTGTCCATCAAATTCATTGTATTTCCCAATTTTAATTCTCCCAGTTGTAGATAG
- the LOC129895411 gene encoding uncharacterized protein LOC129895411 — MASPSRREVLTLFRSLLRTAREFPDYNVREYTKRRTIDGFRQNKDLSDPSKVTAVFSDGRAQLEVAKRQAVVYSLYAPKVKSVMELNQ, encoded by the coding sequence ATGGCATCGCCGTCACGCCGGGAAGTCCTTACTCTTTTCCGGTCACTTCTACGTACGGCGCGTGAGTTTCCCGATTACAACGTTAGGGAATACACTAAGCGCCGAACAATCGATGGGTTTCGCCAGAACAAAGACCTCTCAGATCCTTCTAAGGTCACCGCTGTTTTCTCCGATGGTAGGGCCCAGCTCGAGGTCGCCAAGAGACAGGCCGTAGTTTACTCTCTCTACGCACCCAAAGTCAAGAGCGTTATGGAATTGAACCAGTAA
- the LOC129893774 gene encoding uncharacterized protein LOC129893774, protein MESNEGGDDQEGSEWMQVKKKHRNSSKFSLHGWVGGSSQGIASGHPDSQLSLTVKKEDFKSAVLHSTGSRPCIIHDGETSVPKEDAVIVHDKCVVSDGSTSVSLGFSTDSNQGICQEHPRRINHEILSKIKWGDLDDRALPSHFGSTVQGEIKFGDIQNHDLLSRRTDQTNDSFAHTSTTDREQNRLVATTEDENHQILGSHTLSPNMKELSSEDVNATAAYTQLEKGDTCTSPGKKVKCAAREGPSGVGMPNVECDKACMEIPEVPSLEQNIKTVVVSQDPESLSPTKGGSGNVGQSFLASSNEDFRNKRVNSIIEDLSKTNSSSIDAEDSGESKERFRQRLWCFLFENLNRAVDELYLLCELECDLEQTKESILVLDEATSDFKELSSRVEEFERLKKSSSHATDGTPFTMKSNHRRPHALSWEVRRMTTSPHRAEILASSLEAFRKIQHERASLSATGVEKMGPNCYDHHCGSTSVLETFNEKGAKKSCSNESLERSRKQSNALNPSHGNLSREKRHVDSGRSASHASRLASKEGVSTSVNGKNKRDNEKNLKPIDHLKRHYDRDKEKRNGSSWRSMDAWKEKRNWEDVLSTPHRVSSRFSYSPGLSRRSAERARTLHDKLMSPEKKKKSAIDLKKEAEEKHARAMRIRTELETERVQKLQRTSEKLNRVSEWQTVRSMKLREVMYARHQRSESRHEAHLAEVVRRAGDESIKVNEVRFITSLNEENKKLILRQKLHDSELRRAEKLQVLKTKQKEDMAREEAVLERKKLIEAEKLQRLAETQRKKEEAQVRREEERKASSAAREAKTMEQMRRKEVRAKAQQEEAELLAQKLAERLRESEQRRKIYLEQIRERASMDFRDQSSPLFRRSVAKEGQGRATPINNCEDNNESNGFAPEGSMLATGHITTQHSLKRRIKKIRQRLMALKYDCPEPSISTENAGFVYRTAVATARAKIAKWLQELQRLRQARKEGAASFGLITAEIIKFLEGRDAELQASRQAGLVDFIASALPASHTSKPESCQVTVCLLRLLKVVLSVAANKSYFLAQNLLPPIIPMLAAALETYIKIAASSNGSASANLVTCKASTERLELMSEVLDGFLWTAAAIIGHTSTDERALQLQDGLIELVIAYQVIHRLRDLFALYDRPPVEGSPFPSSILLGVNLLAVLTFRFRNASSLTCKNFPSVSTHINEKNDIELAEAGDLKSSSPLCNSRNDGKLVFPEVNGGVALCLPDVPEDSPLDEFPKIKEHQGAVVNDLSSDKVDSVAARMETANVLQESTSNMTYNNLQTDEKQSQDNNKGHIGGNESVMKPAVKFLLSAISETGLVCLPSMLTAVLLQANNRCSEQQASYVLPSNFEEVATGVLKVLNNLALIDISFIQKMLARPDLKMEFFHLMSFLLSYCTSKWGTATDQIGLLLLESLPLLGYFSLFHPENQAVLRWGKSPTILHKVCDLPFMFFSDPELMPVLAGTMVAACFGCEQNKDVIQQELSTDMLLALLKACRSSLPSANSFTVPNNPSLDEAGASAQLGSDTKNLQVDLPLKSNRNSQRNPRFLSQRGSTLPSTRTARNRSLRENKVVKPCEGKSLKSNSPVPESTAAWMLHSRLSTDVLDKAEEFFAAITCNENGEL, encoded by the exons ATGGAGAGCAATGAAGGAGGGGATGATCAAGAAGGTTCTGAATGGATGCAAGTGAAAAAG AAGCACAGAAACAGTTCAAAGTTTTCGCTGCATGGTTGGGTTGGAGGATCATCTCAAGGAATTGCTTCGGGCCATCCAGACAGTCAGCTTTCATTGACTGTAAAGAAGGAGGATTTTAAATCGGCTGTTCTGCATTCAACAGGAAGTCGCCCTTGTATTATACATGATGGCGAAACGTCCGTTCCGAAGGAAGATGCAGTGATTGTCCATGATAAATGTGTAGTCAGTGATGGTAGTACTTCTGTTAGTTTAGGTTTTTCAACAGATTCTAATCAAGGAATCTGTCAGGAACATCCTCGAAGAATTAACCATGAGATCCTATCAAAAATCAAGTGGGGTGACTTGGATGATAGAGCTCTACCATCTCATTTTGGAAGTACTGTCCAAGGAGAAATTAAGTTTGGTGACATTCAAAATCATGATCTGCTTAGTAGAAGAACTGATCAAACAAATGATTCTTTTGCACACACTTCTACAACTGATCGAGAGCAAAATAGATTGGTTGCAACCACTGAGGATGAAAACCATCAAATTCTCGGCTCTCATACTTTGTCTCCAAATATGAAGGAATTATCTTCAGAAGATGTTAATGCTACTGCTGCTTATACCCAGCTTGAAAAAGGTGACACTTGCACGAGTCCTGGCAAAAAGGTTAAATGTGCTGCCAGAGAAGGGCCTAGTGGGGTAGGTATGCCCAATGTCGAATGTGACAAAGCTTGCATGGAAATCCCTGAAGTGCCTAGTCTTGAACAGAATATAAAAACAGTGGTAGTTTCCCAGGATCCAGAGTCACTATCACCTACTAAGGGAGGATCAGGAAACGTTGGGCAGTCCTTTCTGGCGTCTTCTAATGAAGATTTTAGGAACAAACGAGTTAATTCAATCATTGAGGATTTATCAAAAACTAATTCGAGCAGTATTGATGCTGAAGACAGTGGTGAAAGTAAAGAAAGGTTCAGGCAACGCCTCTGGTGCTTTCTCTTTGAGAATCTTAATCGGGCAGTAGATGAACTCTACCTACTCTGTGAACTGGAATGTGACCTGGAGCAAACAAAAGAATCTATTCTTGTTCTTGATGAAGCTACATCTGATTTTAAAGAATTGAGCTCAAGAGTGGAGGAATTTGAGAGACTGAAAAAATCCAGTTCTCATGCGACTGATGGAACACCTTTTACCATGAAGTCTAACCATCGCAGACCACATGCTCTCTCATGGGAG GTGCGCCGGATGACAACTTCACCGCACAGGGCAGAAATACTGGCTTCATCTCTGGAGGCTTTTCGAAAAATTCAACATGAAAGAGCTAGTTTGTCAGCTACAGGTGTGGAGAAAATGGGCCCTAATTGTTATGATCATCATTGTGGAAGTACTAGTGTTTTGGAGACCTTTAATGAGAAAGGTGCCAAAAAAAGCTGTTCAAATGAATCATTAGAGAGGAGTAGGAAGCAGAGTAATGCGTTAAATCCTTCTCATGGAAATTTGAGTAGAGAGAAGAGGCATGTTGACTCGGGAAGGTCTGCTTCTCATGCATCTAGATTAGCTTCTAAGGAGGGGGTTTCCACATCTGTCAATGGAAAGAACAAGAGAGATAATGAGAAAAATCTAAAGCCTATAGATCACTTGAAAAGACATTATGACAGAGACAAGGAAAAGCGAAATGGAAGCTCCTGGAGATCAATGGATGCTTGGAAGGAGAAGAGGAACTGGGAAGATGTACTCTCCACACCACACCGAGTTTCATCTCGCTTCTCATATTCACCTGGCTTAAGTAGAAGAAGTGCAGAGCGTGCACGCACTTTGCACGACAAACTCATGTCTCctgagaaaaagaagaagtcaGCTATTGACTTAAAAAAAGAAGCGGAAGAGAAACATGCACGTGCAATGAGAATTAGAACTGAACTTGAGACAGAGAGAGTTCAAAAACTTCAGCGAACATCTGAAAAGCTAAACCGTGTAAGTGAATGGCAAACCGTGCGTAGTATGAAATTGCGAGAAGTGATGTACGCTAGGCACCAGCGTAGTGAATCCCGCCATGAAGCTCACCTAGCTGAAGTAGTAAGAAGGGCGGGTGATGAAAGCATAAAAGTAAATGAAGTTCGATTCATTACTTCACTCAATGAAGAGAACAAAAAGCTCATCTTGCGCCAGAAACTCCATGATTCTGAGTTGAGGAGGGCTGAGAAACTTCAAGTGCTGAAAACTAAACAAAAAGAAGATATGGCAAGGGAAGAAGCTGTCTTGGAACGCAAGAAACTAATTGAAGCAGAAAAGTTGCAGCGCCTTGCAGAGACACAAAGGAAAAAGGAAGAGGCACAAGTAAGAAGGGAAGAGGAGCGTAAAGCATCAAGTGCCGCACGCGAAGCGAAGACGATGGAACAGATGCGGAGAAAGGAGGTTCGAGCCAAAGCCCAACAGGAGGAAGCTGAACTCCTGGCCCAGAAGTTAGCTGAAAGACTCAGAGAAAGTGAACAGCGTCGTAAAATTTATCTGGAGCAAATACGGGAAAGAGCTTCAATGGATTTCAGAGATCAGTCTTCACCATTATTTCGTCGTTCTGTGGCTAAGGAGGGTCAAGGTAGAGCTACACCGATCAATAACTGTGAGGATAATAACGAAAGCAATGGCTTTGCTCCTGAAGGCTCGATGCTTGCTACTGGCCACATCACTACTCAGCATTCGTTAAAACGAAGGATCAAAAAAATCCGCCAACGACTTATGGCATTGAAGTATGATTGTCCTGAACCTTCAATCAGTACAGAAAATGCAGGTTTTGTATATCGAACTGCAGTGGCAACTGCAAGGGCGAAAATTGCGAAGTggcttcaagaacttcaaagaCTTCGCCAAGCAAGAAAAGAAGGGGCTGCGAGCTTTGGACTAATAACAGCTGAAATAATTAAG TTTTTGGAGGGAAGGGATGCTGAGCTGCAGGCTTCTCGTCAAGCTGGTCTGGTTGATTTTATTGCTTCTGCACTTCCCGCATCTCACACATCAAAACCAGAAAGCTGCCAGGTTACAGTctgccttttaaggcttctgAAAGTTGTACTTTCCGTGGCTGCGAACAAGTCTTATTTTCTTGCTCAAAATCTACTGCCCCCCATCATCCCCATGTTGGCGGCAGCTCTTGAAACCTACATCAAAATTGCAGCCTCATCAAATGGCTCTGCTTCTGCCAACCTGGTCACATGTAAGGCATCAACTGAAAGGTTGGAGTTAATGTCTGAAGTTCTGGATGGTTTCCTTTGGACAGCAGCAGCAATTATTGGTCATACAAGTACGGATGAACGTGCCCTTCAACTGCAAGATGGTTTAATAGAGCTTGTTATTGCATATCAAGTTATTCACAGGTTACGGGATCTTTTTGCACTTTATGATAGACCACCTGTAGAAGGTTCTCCTTTCCCTTCATCAATTCTTCTTGGTGTAAATCTGTTGGCGGTTCTTACATTCAGATTCAGAAATGCGTCTTCATTAACATGTAAAAACTTTCCTAGTGTATCAACTCAtataaatgaaaagaatgacATTGAACTTGCTGAAGCTGGGGACTTGAAGTCTTCTTCTCCTTTGTGTAATTCCCGAAATGATGGTAAATTGGTATTTCCTGAAGTAAATGGAGGTGTAGCCTTGTGTTTGCCGGATGTACCGGAGGATAGCCCTCTGGATGAATTCCCTAAAATAAAAGAACATCAGGGTGCAGTTGTAAATGATCTGAGCTCTGACAAAGTTGACTCAGTTGCTGCTAGGATGGAAACTGCAAATGTACTGCAGGAATCTACAAGCAACATGACGTACAATAATCTTCAGACAGACGAGAAGCAATCTCAAGATAATAATAAAGGTCATATTGGTGGAAATGAGTCAGTGATGAAGCCGGCTGTGAAGTTTCTTCTTTCTGCTATATCTGAGACTGGCTTAGTTTGTCTTCCATCCATGTTGACAGCTGTATTATTACAGGCTAATAATAGATGTTCTGAACAGCAG GCCTCCTATGTCCTTCCATCTAATTTTGAAGAAGTCGCAACTGGTGTATTGAAGGTGTTGAACAATTTAGCATTAATTGACATATCTTTTATCCAGAAGATGCTA GCCCGACCAGATCTGAAAATGGAATTTTTTCACTTGATGAgttttcttctctcttattGCACAAGCAAGTGGGGCACAGCAACTGACCAG ATCGGTTTGCTGCTGCTAGAATCATTGCCGCTTCTTGGTTATTTTTCATTGTTCCATCCTGAAAACCAAGCTGTTCTTCGATGGGGAAAGAGCCCTACTATTCTTCACAAG GTATGCGACCTTCCTTTCATGTTCTTTAGTGATCCTGAGTTAATGCCAGTCTTGGCGGGTACCATGGTTGCTGCCTGCTTTGGATGTGAGCAGAACAAGGATGTCATTCAGCAAGAACTAAGCACCGATATGCTCCTTGCTTTGCTGAAAGCTTGTAGAAGTAGTCTTCCCTCTGCTAATTCTTTTACCGTACCTAATAATCCATCACTAGATGAGGCTGGTGCATCTGCTCAGCTGGGTTCTGATACTAAAAACCTTCAAGTTGATCTCCCACTTAAGTCAAACCGCAACAGTCAACGCAATCCCCGATTCCTTTCCCAGAGAGGCAGTACATTGCCGAGTACTAGAACTGCCAGGAACCGAAGCTTAAGAGAGAACAAAGTGGTAAAGCCTTGTGAAGGCAAGAGTCTGAAGAGCAACTCACCTGTGCCAGAGAGCACTGCCGCATGGATGTTGCACTCTAGACTATCTACTGACGTACTTGATAAAGCAGAAGAGTTTTTTGCTGCAATCACTTGCAATGAGAATGGAGAATTATGA
- the LOC129895765 gene encoding SNAP25 homologous protein SNAP33-like, producing the protein MFGLKKSPLHRSARNHSVNPGFNGYSSSNPFDSDNESDNKQTIKPARRTSSEPSLISPHLSTNPFDDDDIKRTHSSAYSATSTERNRYKNDFRDSGGFENQTVQELENYAVHKAEETTKTVNNCVRIAEDIRQDATKTVIALHQQGEQITRSHLTAADIEHDLSRGEKLLGTLGGFFSKTWKPKKIRSITGPIITRDDPVQRRGNHLEQREKLGLSSAPKERSSSRTPPQEPTNALQKVEVEHAKQDDALSDLSNLLGELKHMAIDMGSEIERQNKSLDHFQDDVDELNFRVKGANRHGRHLLGK; encoded by the exons ATGTTCGGGCTAAAGAAGTCGCCCTTGCATCGGAGTGCTAGGAATCACTCTGTGAATCCTGGATTCAATGGTTATTCGAGTTCTAATCCTTTTGATTCTGACAACGAATCTGACAACAAGCAAACTATAAAACCTGCTAGGAGAACTTCATCAGAGCCTTCTCTAATTAGCCCACACTTGAGTACAAACccttttgatgatgatgatatcaAACGGACTCATTCATCTGCATACTCTGCGACATCAACAGAAAGAAACAGATACAAGAATGATTTCAGGGACTCTGGAGGATTTGAGAACCAAACTGTACAGGAGTTGGAAAACTATGCAGTACACAAGGCTGAAGAGACAACGAAGACTGTTAACAACTGCGTGAGGATTGCAGAAGACATCAGACAAGATGCAACAAAAACTGTAATCGCCTTACATCAGCAGGGTGAACAAATTACAAGATCCCACCTAACTGCAGCTGACATTGAGCATGACCTTAGCAGA GGTGAAAAACTTTTGGGTACTCTTGGAGGCTTTTTTTCTAAGACTTGGAAGCCTAAGAAGATACGCTCAATTACAGGGCCAATAATTACTAGAG ATGATCCAGTTCAAAGAAGGGGTAACCACCTGGAGCAGAGAGAAAAGTTGGGGTTGAGCTCTGCACCTAAGGAACGCTCGAGTTCACGAACACCACCTCAAGAACCTACTAATGCACTGCAGAAAGTTGAG GTTGAGCACGCGAAGCAAGATGACGCATTATCAGATCTCAGTAACCTGTTAGGAGAGCTCAAACATATGGCTATTGACATGGGGTCTGAAATCGAGAG GCAGAACAAATCCCTGGATCATTTTCAAGATGATGTAGATGAGCTCAATTTCCGAGTTAAAGGGGCCAACCGGCATGGTCGCCACTTACTTGGAAAATAA